Proteins encoded within one genomic window of Eleutherodactylus coqui strain aEleCoq1 chromosome 1, aEleCoq1.hap1, whole genome shotgun sequence:
- the SERINC1 gene encoding serine incorporator 1 — MGGVLGLCSAASWIPCLCGSAPCLLCRCCPSGNNSTVTRLIYAFFLLLGVGVACVMLMPGMEEHLKKIPGFCEGGMGSTIPGVSVHVNCDVLVGYKAVYRVCFGMAMFFLLFSLLMIKVKSSQDPRAAVHNGFWFFKFAAAIGITVGAFFIPEGPFTTVWFYVGMGGAFCFILIQLVLLIDFAHSWNESWVEKMEEGNSRCWYAALLSATAINYALSLVALVLFYVYYTHPEGCTENKAFISVNLLLCIGASIMSVLPKIQESQPRSGLLQSSVITIYTMYLTWSAMTNEPDRKCNPSLLSIIGYNSTTTPGQVQVVQWWDAQGIVGLILFLLCVLYSSIRTSTNSQVNKLTLTSDESTLIEDGSRSDGSLGDSDDVQRAVDNERDGVTYSYSFFHFMLFLASLYIMMTLTNWYSPDSSYETMTSKWPSVWVKISSSWVCIVLYVWTLVAPLVLTNRDFD; from the exons ATCCCTTGCCTATGTGGCAGTGCGCCATGTCTCCTCTGCCGCTGCTGCCCAAGCGGGAACAATTCCACCGTTACCCGACTCATCTACGCCTTCTTTTTACTTCTTGGGGTTGGAGTTGCTTGTGTGATGCTGATGCCGGGAATGGAGGAGCATCTAAAAAAG ATTCCTGGCTTCTGTGAGGGAGGAATGGGATCTACAATTCCAGGAGTGAGTGTCCATGTGAACTGTGACGTGTTGGTCGGATACAAAGCGGTATATCGTGTGTGCTTTGGGATGGCCATGTTTTTCCTTCTCTTCTCCCTTCTCATGATTAAAGTGAAGAGCAGCCAAGATCCACGTGCTGCTGTGCATAATGG CTTTTGGTTCTTTAAGTTTGCTGCAGCCATTGGAATTACTGTTGGTGCGTTTTTCATTCCTGAAGGACCTTTCACAACAG TGTGGTTCTATGTTGGTATGGGTGGCGCTTTCTGCTTTATACTCATCCAGCTTGTTTTGCTGATTGACTTTGCACATTCTTGGAATGAATCCTGGGTTGAGAAGATGGAGGAAGGAAATTCTCGTTGCTGGTATGCAG CTCTGCTGTCGGCTACTGCTATTAACTACGCTCTGTCACTGGTAGCACTGGTGCTCTTCTATGTCTACTACACCCATCCTGAAGGCTGCACTGAAAATAAGGCTTTTATTAGTGTGAACTTGCTTCTGTGCATCGGAGCTTCTATTATGTCTGTCCTACCTAAAATCCAG GAATCTCAGCCCAGGTCTGGCTTACTGCAATCTTCTGTGATAACCATTTACACCATGTATCTGACTTGGTCTGCCATGACCAATGAGCCTG ATCGGAAATGCAATCCCAGTTTGCTCAGCATCATTGGTTACAATTCCACTACCACTCCAGGCCAAGTTCAGGTAGTACAGTGGTGGGATGCTCAAGGAATTGTTGGACTTATTCTCTTCTTGCTCTGCGTCTTGTACTCCAG CATTAGGACATCCACTAACAGCCAGGTGAACAAGCTGACTCTGACTAGTGATGAATCCACGCTGATAGAAGACGGCAGCAGGAGTGACGGCTCCCTCGGCGATTCTGATGATGTGCAGCGCGCTGTTGACAACGAGCGGGACGGGGTTACCTACAGCTATTCTTTCTTTCACTTCATGCTGTTTCTGGCCTCTCTTTACATCATGATGACCCTTACCAACTGGTACAG cCCCGACTCCTCTTACGAGACGATGACTAGCAAATGGCCGTCTGTATGGGTGAAAATTTCATCAAGTTGGGTGTGCATTGTTCTGTATGTTTGGACACTGGTTGCGCCATTGGTGCTGACCAATCGTGACTTTGACTAG